From Zea mays cultivar B73 chromosome 3, Zm-B73-REFERENCE-NAM-5.0, whole genome shotgun sequence:
caaTTGGatgaagatttttgcccaataacagacccacaggtagaatatttagcccacatacataccctaatggagtaaatacccatcggatATCGGGTCGCggatacccattgccatctctacctaggatctctcctccccgacgggatcCCTCCCGAGAGCGAGATCCATGCGTCGCCGGCGACttctgccgcccctgcgcacgtgcggaccgtccggccccagtgcgcggaccgtccggtcgtcatacaggaaaccctagccctacgctaggtcgcggaccgtccgcccctgtacaGAGAGCACCACCACGGTTCTTGTgtagtgattggcgcccgaaaaaggtgtcaataAAGAGCATGATACGATATGTAACATGGTCATGTTTGTCAAAGAAAACAAGTTCCAACCAAAAAAAATTGAAGTCAATGGCCTCGAGAAACTGCCTGATGTGAAGAAGTTATTGCATAGTGATTAGTGAGACCGTTTTGTTCGGCATTTCtatggccctgtttgtttcgacttctggcagcttctggccaaAAGCTGTTGCAGACtgctaaacgctcagcttttcagccagcttctataaaattcgttggggcaaaaaccatctaaaatcaacataaacacataatcggttgagtcgttgtaatagtagaaatccgccactttctagatcctgagccctatgaacaactttatcttcctccacacgtaatcgtaatgatacacagattctccccacagccagattctctccacaaccagattttcagaaaagctggtcagaaaaaagctgaaccaaacagaccctatatCACTTGCTGACATGAGGGTGAGCCTCTATGGTTCAAAAACTTTGGAAGATGACAAGGAAGAACTTCAAGCATGCTGCATTGTCCACGAAAGGAAGCTCTAAAATTCTCCGTTTCTGCGGGTGAACGAGAGAAGGCTACTTCATAGATTTGACCAAATTTCCTCTAGTGGGTGTGGGTCAAAGGCCAAGAAAAGGAAGAAGCATCCCTAGTGTTTAAGCCATATTCCTGGACACCACGGAGCTTGTAATtaggggtgggcattttaaaaccgaaacccgaatagaccgaattatTGGATTATTCGagttttcgggttcgggttcgggttcggtttctatatgtgctatatttcaggttatgggttcgggttcggttcctaacctttaaaacccgaatagaccgaataatCCAAAATAGAAAAAAACTCTTAATATATGATagtattattatatgatttatgagTTTATTAGTTAAAAATTATGATATCATCTTAACGATAGTATATATATCTCAATATGCTatttttatagtcacttgttgtaataatagtacttccaattaattattaattgtatatattttaacaaaagtTAATAGTCTCTCTACTATTCGAgtctattcggtggaccgaatagaccgaaccgaaattgTGGGTCTATTCGGGTTCTGTTACTAAAATTATTTTAGAAATTTCGGTTCTCATTTTTCATAACCCAAAATtcaaaaacccgaatagaccgaaccaaattaccctaatagaccgaatgTCCAGCCCTACTTGTAACGTTTGTCTTTTACGATGACTAGGCATGCCTAGTTAGATGATGAGGCGAGGTACTAAAATTGTGGATGCGTGTCCACGAGCCATTTCATGATTTGTATGGTTTGAACATGTAATCCCTGATACCTTTCTGCAAACTACAACTCTTCTGCTCTTGCAATGGAGTTTTGAGGAAGAATAATTACAAACATGCATGCTTTGTTTTCTGTAGGAGATTAGATACTTGAGATTTATGACGTGGGAGACAGCATGTGTTCGTTTGCGTGTGGATTCTGTCTGCCGGTAATGTAAACTTTCTGGAGAGGTTACATAAATCACTCGCTGGATTCAGAGAAGTTCAGTTTCCAAACAAAATGGTAATGTAAACTTTCTGGAGAGGTTACATAAATCACTCACTGGATTTATATAAGTTTGGTTTCCAAACAAATGTGATCTAGTCTAGAAGATGAAGTCACGATGCTGGACATAGGGAAGCCTCTATTGATGCTTGTTTAATGATAAACAAAAAAAAACATGACAAGATGCACCTTGCTGTCCTGGCATAAACGACAGAGTATGGTCATACCAATTATCAATACAGTTATCTGAAACACACTTCTTTTTCCAAGAGAAGTTACAGACACATGCACACGCCAAAAAAAAGATATATCACTGAAGCATGTTTAGGATGACTGTTTTGTACAAAAGCTTGAGGAGCAAGCGATTAGAATCCTCAAGCAAGTTTATGAACGATCTATCGGTTCAAGTATAGCTAGCTATCTTATGTATTTGCTGTGTTTGCAATCTTCCAATCTTCTGGGAGGCGCCATTTCTTGTGCCAATAAATCGATACCCTTGACCACAGAGGGAAACCAAAACTGTAATCTAAAGGTTCGTCTGCGAGCCCTCCGACGAATAGAGGAAGCCACACATACCGGGAGTCTCTCAAGTTTGACGGACTCCACCTATCCGCCATGAAGATAAATGCACCAGACAAACCAGGGAGGGGAAGCACAAATGTGCTTTGAGATAAGAATGTTGTAAGGCGGTAAAACCTGTTGCCTCCAACGCAAGGGTTTCCCAGTGTCTCCCATGGGCCCATGATAGACTCTGCAGCATGTGCCAATGCCCTGTTGGGAGCCCAGCCTGAGCAACCAGAGGTGATCATGTAGTAGGTCCCCTGGTGCTTGAAGACGGCTGGAGCCTCACGATGCCGCCTTATTAGTATTCTCTTCATTGCTGCTGTGATCTGAAGGTAGTCCTCTGTCAATGGGCTAACATGGAGCTCAGTATTGTCACGAGAAGAATAGAAGAGGTAAGCCATTCCATCGTCATCTTTGAAGACTGTCATGTCTCTACTCTCACAACCATGTGGACGAAAGCTGTAAAGGTAAGTAAAAGGTCCAGTCGGAGAGCTACTCACGGCCACACCGACAGATGCTTTGGTGTAGTTAGCATCATCGATGTGCATCCACATGATATATTTTTCAGTGCGATCATTATATATCACCTTAGGTCTCTCAAGCACCTTTGATTTATAAAGGTCATGGATGACATTAGAAGGCTCACCACGAAGCACAATTCCTTCATGAGTCCACGACCACAGGTCTTTTGATGAGTAGCAGCTTACCCCAATGATGTCAACCTGGTAAATTGGAAACACAACCAATCACCACTGCATGTCTATCTACTAACCTTCTCCAAAGTAAAACTAAATCTCTCTAGATTTGTCCACTCATGTCTAAAATACTTCTTATTCTGTGCACCTTTTTCCCTGGTGCTCTTTTATTCCACTCATGTCTAGCTAAATGTTATCATGTTTCAGCATTTTTTCTTGGAATAATTGAAGGGCAACAAATGACCTATTTGTAACTAGATGGAAACTATCATAACACTAAAAGTAACATAAATACAACTGTGTTGAATCTTTATGGGCAGACCCAGCCAGAGGCTCCCACATAATTGGAGTCTGGGGAAAGGGATAAACCGAGGATGGAAACAACTGCCCAACAGTAAAAGTAACATAAATAAAGCTGTGGTGAATCGGCTGACAACAAATGCTAGTGCAAAAATAAACCAAAGGGAGGTATGTTGGAATATCTACTCACCCTCTGTGTTCCTTTGGGGCGAGCTTGGTATGTTGGTCCATCCTTGTTTTCTCCATACCAATAGAATCTGGCAGTCTTGTGATCATacataatccccccaccatgggctTGAATGGTGTTTCCATCAGTGTCTAGCCACACTCTACCAGGATAGAAATACATGCTATCATTTCCTCCTTTTGTTGGATCCACAGCAGTCATTTGATCTGGAAAGAACAGTGCATGTACTGCTGAAGACTCCTCCAGATAATCATCTATAACCTTTGGTTGTTTACGAGGTCCCCTCCTTTTCACTGCACGAGGATTCACCTTGTGAGGAGGTGGCAAGCGGAAATGATCCTCCTCGATGTCCTCTAATTCTCTGGTCGCATGAAGAGGACTGAAATAAACATGGGTCTGACCACTGTCTGCTTGATGTTTAAGGAAAATGAAGCAGACAAGACCAAAACCCACCAAGCTCCATACAATACAAGATAAAGAAGATCCACATCCTGCATCAGAACCGAGGGCAGATGATTTTCGCTGTTTATTCCTCATCTTCTTTCTCCCCTTACCAATCTTCATAAGACAACTGCAGTAACAAAATTCAATATGGTTTTAATCAATATGAAAATGCCATACAAAGTGATTCAAAATAAATGACTAAATATTATAGGAGTATCACTAATATTGGGAGACATAATCATGGGAAAATTTTGGAATACAAGAATGAGTAAGTTATTTGACCTCTGAAACATATACAGTGAAATTTCGGCTAGCTGCCAAACAATCATGACAGACCGCTTACTTCCATAAAAATAGCCTTTGCCTGCCCCCAATATAGAAAAATGGTAGTAATAGAATGAAACAAGACATAGATTGTATTGGAGGCACATTTATCAACACCACATGCATATTATTTGATACTGGCATACTGCATAACAGCAGAATTCCAGATTTGAACACTCTACACTAGTTTTCTTGCAATTCCATTAACTGGTATTGGTGTGAGGTATGGTTGATGATGGACATAGCCCAAAACTAAGACAAGCAATCTGATCTTGACTTTTTGTTACATTGTTTCCTCCTTTGATAAGTTAAGTATTCAACGAGTTTCAGAAACTGCTTTACCATACTGTTTGGAAGTTGGTACAGGAATGCAAAACAGAGTAACTGAATTAGGCTATCAATCATCATAACTGTACATCAGTTAAATGGACTTACCTAGTTCACTACGAGTGACTGTTGCAGTCTAACTCCAAATATGACAAACATATGGTTCACTATGACCATGATATAATTTTTACACACTCAAAGCTATCTAGATTATGGGCACCCTCTCTTTTCCGTTAGCAGTTGTGAAGCACAAAAAACACACCTAACAGGCGAACCATCCCGGTCCAAGATCTTGCAAATTAGTCCTACCAGTGCATGATCTGCGCACGCGCCGCTGGCCGCCCACCTTCATAAACAGCTCCAAACCAAACGCCAAACAACAAGTATTAGTATCGAAAGATGCAACTTATAAGAGCAATCGGCTTCCAGGCTAAAACAATCGACGTAGTTGGCCATAAGGGCGGAGAGGCGGTGGTGGTGAGGGGCAAAGCGCTCCCTCATCCCATTTCTCTTGATGGCCCGGTCCTTTCACAGTTGCAGCGTAGTTGGCCATAGGGCTTACCTTTTGCTTGGCGCAGTGGTGCGGCAAGCCCCGTGCGATGGATCTGAGCAGGGCGCACGACGGGGCCGGGGGCGGGGCGCGCAGTGGAGAAGCAGGTGAAGTCGTGAAGGTGAAGGATAGGGGCTGACCCAACGACCTGGACGGGGAGATGTTGGGAGAACGGCGGCGGCGGTGTTTGAGAACCGAGACGGGGTATGTCCGCCGTCCGCGAGGTGAGACCACAAAAGTCTACAACAGTCAACAACCGCCAAGGCTCTCTTCAATGTTCTCTCTTGGAGTATATTTCATTATTCCGTCATGTCAACAATctatctctactatacttaaaacGTCAGTTGAAACGGTCGTCCTGCGTCATATTTTTATAAATAAACCCTCACATCTATCTCAAATTAAGCCTGCATCCCTCTATGCACACAATCTCCATGTCCGGTCCGTTAGCCAGTCAGGTGGCTAAATTAGCGTAtttaaaacaagtggtgcaagaggTAGTGTTCGAAACCAAACCCTTATAGAAGAAGGACGGAAAATACTGAGTGAAgtcgtctaaccagtagaacatcatgatcaattgtttttaatattgaatataaattatatatatatataagttttgtaaaataaatatatataatcGTGTCGGTCCGGATCAGCACTAAGGACCGaatctctactatatttaaagcgccagtttcaacggtcatcctgcgtcatatttttacaaataatCCCTCACATCTATCTCAAATTAACCATGTATTCCTCATGCGCACAACCTCCACGTCCGGCCCGTTAGCCTATAGAGCTAGGGCTGGGGTTCGAACCCAAACCCTTATGGAAGAAGGGCGGGAAACACTAAGTGAAgtcgtctaaccagtagaacatcattgtcaattgtttttaatattgaatataaattgtacacatGTATATATgagttttgtaaaataaaaaatataatcgtgtcgggtggATCAACAATGCGGTCCGAGGATACGGTCCAAACACGACACGATGATTGTGTCGGGctggcccaggcactattaaatgggccgTGCCCCGGACCAGTCCGTCAAACacgacccatttggccatctatatctctgcacgataatgatggttctCGCCTCAGTTGCCGCCACCTCGTTCGCCATCTGCTTCTTTTCTCTCTGTCCTCATGCCTCCGCCTCCACACCAcgcattctcggcagagggcgtgggagcaggcgcctcctccccgtattctcggcagtggctattgcacgtccatgaGGGTGTTTCACAGCATGCACACACCATCGTTTTTGTCGTCGACAGACGTCCCGCGTCTTCCtggccttcgccctgttcttcctccccaacctgctgcccctgCCCACGGTCACAACCGCGAGCCAACCGACGCTCGTTGACGCAGGTACGAGTgagtcggtcttgctcctggCTTTTCTTCGCGCGTGTCGCCGAGGAGGTGTCACACCTGGTCTTTAatagacaaagtcgggtgcatctcatatatgcgccagagaagacaacacatataataacagagtgcatagagataaatgtcataaatatcataaatgtacttattacatagcggaagttttacaaaaataaatgataaaataaagcgaactaaatattattccctggcgccacaaagctggctGGGAGACGCCACAAagccttcgaccacctgttcttctcctgtggggggtgtgagacagcaagagtgagctcacatacgttcatagctcaacaagtcgcggGGAATAATGTgcttgaactcaccaaaggtgggagttcaagtgatgtgtaaggctgatcaataaaataaaggctgaagctgagcattgcttttataagttgatcaaaattttattagcagttattaagtgtaagtaaataccaaaccatagtaataataaataaaagtgataataaaataatcctagatgcaatgaaatgacaaattaagtttaagttccataaattaatcatgtgagtgtccgagtcgctcatgacagtgagcacgactagtataccagttttacccacaagtcatgttatccatttgccacggagttgatcagaacccatacacctctaccaaggaagcgaggcagggtaccattacgaggcctttacaaagttccactagcttcagaaaaccagctacagtttataggaagctccagtgcaggaatccctcgcctgaccgccatcgcagcaaaatcaacctaatgacctccctacactgaccactcccctactgcccttgccccttttcgggtaaggtagtcatccagtagcttttctagttaatcagccaagggtgtcccattaaacccttgtggtagcactgtttccccgggtggttctccatgttcccattaacataatgaccttatcatgaacagtaaataataaacagataataaaaagtgtaatcatgagtaataaatatctctatacccaaaaccacataaagcaataacatgtactacccaaaaatttagtagtaaaaccagtggtgaaacaaggtataaagatagtcaaagtctagggtaacctattgggtctcatcaaaattaacctatgcagatcattaggattaataagaacatgaatgggtaaaagaaagtgattaagggcacaacttgccttcaacgagctcctgctcagcagtccctaccagctgaacctcaggatcctctgtagcttgctcgtctactcacatcaacacaatacatacatagtatagcaaaaattaacttcacatcaaacatgtaaataaaatacacagtaatgatctagacattaaaataagatcataggaactggaatcattaagtttggagttatagattttaagttatgaattttccaatgttttatgtatttaatacaagattaagtactagataaattttaacgtgtctttcatgtcaaaacagtggcactaatgaatagacaataatattacaaaaatttagaaactggaatggaccaatttggagttcatatgaattttctacaaatcaaacaagtttctgcaattaaatttGTACTAAAAATCTATTTTAAATTAGTTTCTCTGGTTTTACTGTTATCTGGACTGGGCACAATTTTCTGGAAAGTGCAGGGGGTCTGGCGCAAGATTCCACAGACTCAGTACACAGTGAATTGGACGACGGGTTATTTTATAAATCCTACAGGGGTTCTTTTAGAAAATATCCGGGCGAAATGGTATATAGGGTTTCTGACCGTTGGATCATCAATCCGCGTCCCAGATTAGATCAACGCGGCCGTGAAACAGTACACGACGAGAACCGTTGGATGCTAATGCGACGAGGAGGATTTTATTATTCTAGATTTGATTCTATCCGTCCGATCTAGATCAACGGATCAGGCCGAAtgctgctgttgggggccttcggcttccgaaggtcctcaaaaacatgatttgacaatgttttccaagtgaaatatgtgaacaggtatcttcggaatcgggtcacgagtatacaagagtatggtcaagacgaagcttgagtaggacggaaggcgatcatgacgaaggataagatgatcacgaagctatgcgcagaaaaagcttcggtatgatagcagaaaaggggaaccgacttatatgatgaaaagccaaattagacctcgaagaatcactatagagttattgataaatgtaaagggcattaatgtaattctccatgggctgcgtcctgtgcctataaatagatgaacagtgctcccgtactgttcatgctgatttggcatttgcttttcgcatcacgcctgtacctttacttttcgtcaatccgaaggtacatttataatttgttattatgattctgataatgcaaaataaaaataagttgatgataatatctgtattattattcgtatttcatatatgtattcttcttcatcatccatcggacttacgaaggtctcttccttcataacctttgttcggaattcattatatccgaagggacataatgtcttgaaggacgaaagactttaac
This genomic window contains:
- the LOC103650927 gene encoding uncharacterized protein, translated to MKIGKGRKKMRNKQRKSSALGSDAGCGSSLSCIVWSLVGFGLVCFIFLKHQADSGQTHVYFSPLHATRELEDIEEDHFRLPPPHKVNPRAVKRRGPRKQPKVIDDYLEESSAVHALFFPDQMTAVDPTKGGNDSMYFYPGRVWLDTDGNTIQAHGGGIMYDHKTARFYWYGENKDGPTYQARPKGTQRVDIIGVSCYSSKDLWSWTHEGIVLRGEPSNVIHDLYKSKVLERPKVIYNDRTEKYIMWMHIDDANYTKASVGVAVSSSPTGPFTYLYSFRPHGCESRDMTVFKDDDGMAYLFYSSRDNTELHVSPLTEDYLQITAAMKRILIRRHREAPAVFKHQGTYYMITSGCSGWAPNRALAHAAESIMGPWETLGNPCVGGNRFYRLTTFLSQSTFVLPLPGLSGAFIFMADRWSPSNLRDSRYVWLPLFVGGLADEPLDYSFGFPLWSRVSIYWHKKWRLPEDWKIANTANT